From Micromonospora carbonacea:
CCGGGGCCGGGATCTTCCACGGTTCACCTCGATTCCGGGCCTTAGCAGATCATCGGCCCCGGTGGGCGTTGTCCACAGGCGGCCCGGTTGTCCACAGGTTCCGCCCCCGGCCCGGCGGGACGGCCCCCGCGCGGCCTAGCCTGCTGCTCCCGGCACCGCCTGGCGCCGGGGGCGGGCGGGAGGGCCGGATGAGGAACGCCGGGGCGGACACCGGATCACTGCGGCCGCTGCGCCGCCCCCGGCTGCCGGGGCGGGCGACGCTGCTGCGCGCCGCGCTGGTCGCCGCCCTCCTCGGGCTCGCCGCGGCGGTCCTCCAGACCCCGGCCGGCTGCCCGCCGCCGGCCGGCGACCACTCCCCCGGCCCCGCCGCGCCACCGCCCGCCGAGGCGGCTTCCGACCCCGCCGCGCCGCCGGCCGCCCTGCCGCTGCCCGACGGGGCGGTCGGGGTGCCGATCCGGCTGGCCGAGCCGGCCGCGCTCGCGGTCGTCCGCCCGGGCGCCCGGGTTGACCTCCTCGCCGTGCCGGCCGGCCGGCAGGCCGGCGACGCCGACCTGCTGGCGCCCCGGGCGCTGGTGCTCGACGTGGTCGGTGCCGGCGCGACCGACGGCTCCTCGGCGCTCTACCTGGCGTTGCGGCCCGAGCAGGCGCACCGCGCCGTCGGGCTCCCCGAGGGCAGCCGCTTCGCGATCGTGGTGCGGGGGTGAGGCCCGCGCCGGCCCGGGCCTACAGGCGCGGCCGGCCGTCGGCTCCTGCCGCGGGGGCGGAACAACCGTCGACTCCTCCCGCAGGGCCGGACCAACCGTCGGCTCCTGCCGCGGGTGGGCCGGCCGGCGCGCCCGGTGCGGGGGCGCTCAGCTCCAGTGCGGCGGGCGCTCGGCGAGCAGCCAGTCGTCGTTGCCGCCCGACGTCTCGCCCCAGCCCCGGTCCGTGTCGTCGGCCGTCTGCTCGGGCAGCACCACGAAGTCCTCGCTCAGGTCGACGGCGCGGTCGTCGTCGCCGCGCGCCTGCGCCCCCGGGTCGATGCTCACGAGCGGCAAGACTACCCGGGTTCCGGCCCGCGTCCGACCGGCCACGCGGCCCGACGGTTGGTAGCGTCGGTCGGCGTGACCACGCCCAGCGGTGACCGCCCCGAGGACGACTACTGGCGTCGCCCGCCCGACGACGGCGCGACCGACGACCCGAAGCGCCCACCGGAGCCCGGCCCGGCCGGCGCCGACCCGTCGGCCGGATACGGCGGGCCGCCGCCCAGCACGCCACCGCCGCCCGGCTGGCGTCCCCCGTTGCACGTGCGGGCCGCCCCGCCCCGCCAGCTGCCGCCGCAGGACATGGCGGGGCTGGACGCGGTCGAGCAGCGCGCTCAGCACGTCACCTGGGTCGCCGGCGCGGTGGCCGGCGTGGTGCTGCTGGTCTTGCTCTGCCTGCTGTGCTCCAGGGCGTTCCGCTGACCGCGGCTCCCCCGCGCTCCGCTGACCGCGCGGTCGGCCCGGGGCAGCGGCCCGGCCACCCGCGCCGGCCGGCCCCGGCCGCGTCGGCTCAGAGCACCCGGCCCCAGGCCGCCTCGGCGCCGGAGTCGCCGGTGAGGAAGACGTAGACCAGCGAGGCCACGCCCAACGCGACCACCACGACCGTCAGCAGCAGGGGCACCCAGGACGGCAGCCGGGAGACCCGGTCGTCGTTGCGGGTCACCAGCAGCAGGGCGATGGCGGCCACGGCGAGCCCCACGGTGAACCAGAGCAGCGTCTCGGCGTACTCGGAGTGGTCGTGGATCTGCGCGAGCAGGGCCGGGTCGAAGCCCTTCTCCTCGAACGCCTCCTCCAGGGCCTCGCCCGTCTCGGTCGACACCCACGTGACGATCGGGGTCAGCACCGCGAGGCCCGCCACCGCCCAGCCCAGCCGGGGACGCCACCTCGGCACCAGCCCGTACGCGCTGGCCAGCAGCGCGAGCAGCGGCACGAACACCACCGCCGCGTGGATCACCAGGATGTGGCTTGGCAGCCCGTTGATCTCCCTGAACACCGACACCTCCGGCCGTGTACGTCATGATCCCCGCGGCGTCAGCGTACGCCGACTTCAGGCGCTGTGGCCCGGGCCACCCAGGTCAGCCGCTCGCTTGTCGCCCGGTGCGCCCCGTGCTGTCATTGAGTTCATGTCCGGTGGCGAGGAACTGCTGCGGTCGAGGGGCCTGCGGGTCACCCGGCCGCGCCTCGCCGTGCTCGACGTCCTCGCCGCCGGTGGCCACCTGGAGGTAGACGAGATCACCCGGCGGGTGCGGGAACGCCTCGACTCGGTCTCCACCCAGGCCGTCTACGACGTCCTCGGCGCGCTGTCCCGCGCCGGGCTGTCCCGCCGGATCGAGCCGGCCGGCAGCCCCGCCCGGTACGAGGCGCGGGCCGGCGACAACCACCACCATGTGGTGTGCCGGGGCTGCGGCGAGATCGCCGACATCGACTGCGCGGTCGGCGAGAAGCCCTGCCTCGACCCGGACACCGCACACGGCTTCGAGGTGGACGAGGCGGAGGTCACCTTCTGGGGGCTCTGCCCCACCTGCCAGGCCCGCCGCCGCGCCGACGACTGACAGCGCCGTCCCGGCCCGCCCGGGGATGCGGCCGGGCGTGGCACCCTTGGTCGGGTGGACTCCGATGACCTCGGCCTGTTCGGTCCGGGATCGGTCACGTGGAAGGTGCACGAGGAGCCGATCCTGATCGTCGCCGGCCTGCGCTCGCTCTACCTCCAGGCGCTGCACCCCCGGGCCATCGCCGGGGTGGCCCAGAACAGCAACTACCGCACCGACGCGTGGGGCCGGCTGGTCCGGACGGCCACCTACGTGGAAACCGCCGTCTACGGCACCACCGCCGAGGCCGAGGCCGCCGGGGACCGGCTGCGCCGCCTGCACGGCCGGATGCGGGCCACCGACCCGGACACCGGCCAGGAGTTCCGGATCGACGAGCCGGAGCTGCTGCGCTGGGTGCACGTCACCGAGGTCGAGTCGTTCCTCAGCACCGCCCGCCGGGCCGGGCTGCCGCTGACCGACGCCGAGGTCGACGGCTACTACACCGAGCAGCGCCGAGCGGCGGCCCTGGTGGGGCTCGACCCGGCGGACGTGCCCGGCACGGCGGCCGAGGTCGCGGACTACTACCGGCAGGTCCGGCCGGCCCTGCGGATGACCCGGGAGGCGGCGGAGACGGCCGTCTTCCTCACCGCCCCGCCCCTGCCGTGGAAGCTCAACCTGCCGGCCCGGGTCGGGATGAACCTCGGGCCGGCCCGGCTGGCATACTTCGGCGTCGCCGGCACCGCGTTCGCGCTGCTGCCGCCCTGGGCCCGCCGGCTGTACGGCGGCCTGGGGCTGCCGACCACCGAGCTGTCGGCCGACCTCACCGTCCGCGCCCTGCGGCTGGCGTTGGCGGCCCTGCCGCAGCGCTGGCGGGAGGGGCCGTTGCAGCAGGCAGCGAAGGAACGGGCCGCCCGCCTGGCCCCCCGCTGACCCGCACCGGCCGGGCGGGGCGGGGCGGGGCTGGGCATCATGTCGCCGACATGGGGGTATCCCACCGCTCTGATACCGCCATCAGCCCGACATGACGCGCCCGGGGCCAGCCCGGGCTAGGCCACAGGCCAGGCGGGGTCAGTCCCGGCGGTCCATGGCCGCCCAGGGGTCCTTGCCCGGCGTCTGCGCGCCCGCCGGGCAGGTGCGGCGGTAGTCGCACCAGCCGCAGCGCGGCCCCGGCTCGGCCGGGAAGGCGTCGTCCGGGTCGGACCCGTCGGCGACGGCCCGCTCGGCGGCCATGATGTCCCGCGCCGTCTCCTCGGCGCGGGTGACCTGCCGGGCCAGCGACTCGGTGGTGTGCTCGTGGGCCGCGATCGTGCCGGTGGGCAGGTGGTGCAGCTCGACCCGGCGGCACGGCCGGCGGAACACCCGCTCGGCGGCGTACGCGTAGAGGGCCAGCGCCTGCGAGCCGCGCGCGTCGTCGGCGTCCAGCCCCGTGCGGCCGGTCTTGTAGTCGACGATGACCAACTCCGGCCCGCTCGCGCCGGTGCGCAGGTCGATCCGGTCGGCGCGCCCGTTGAACGCCAGCACCGCCGTCCTGACCGCCACCACCCGCTCGACGCCGACCG
This genomic window contains:
- a CDS encoding flagellar biosynthesis protein FlgA — protein: MRNAGADTGSLRPLRRPRLPGRATLLRAALVAALLGLAAAVLQTPAGCPPPAGDHSPGPAAPPPAEAASDPAAPPAALPLPDGAVGVPIRLAEPAALAVVRPGARVDLLAVPAGRQAGDADLLAPRALVLDVVGAGATDGSSALYLALRPEQAHRAVGLPEGSRFAIVVRG
- a CDS encoding DUF2231 domain-containing protein; protein product: MFREINGLPSHILVIHAAVVFVPLLALLASAYGLVPRWRPRLGWAVAGLAVLTPIVTWVSTETGEALEEAFEEKGFDPALLAQIHDHSEYAETLLWFTVGLAVAAIALLLVTRNDDRVSRLPSWVPLLLTVVVVALGVASLVYVFLTGDSGAEAAWGRVL
- a CDS encoding Fur family transcriptional regulator, which produces MSGGEELLRSRGLRVTRPRLAVLDVLAAGGHLEVDEITRRVRERLDSVSTQAVYDVLGALSRAGLSRRIEPAGSPARYEARAGDNHHHVVCRGCGEIADIDCAVGEKPCLDPDTAHGFEVDEAEVTFWGLCPTCQARRRADD
- a CDS encoding oxygenase MpaB family protein — translated: MDSDDLGLFGPGSVTWKVHEEPILIVAGLRSLYLQALHPRAIAGVAQNSNYRTDAWGRLVRTATYVETAVYGTTAEAEAAGDRLRRLHGRMRATDPDTGQEFRIDEPELLRWVHVTEVESFLSTARRAGLPLTDAEVDGYYTEQRRAAALVGLDPADVPGTAAEVADYYRQVRPALRMTREAAETAVFLTAPPLPWKLNLPARVGMNLGPARLAYFGVAGTAFALLPPWARRLYGGLGLPTTELSADLTVRALRLALAALPQRWREGPLQQAAKERAARLAPR
- a CDS encoding RecB family exonuclease — protein: MPERLFVCTPSKLGAYADCPRRYRYSYVDRPAPPKGPPWAHNSLGASVHNALKNWYALPVGRRRPEALAGLLRGTWVRDGFRDDEQERDAYRRALAWLESYVETLDPQADPVGVERVVAVRTAVLAFNGRADRIDLRTGASGPELVIVDYKTGRTGLDADDARGSQALALYAYAAERVFRRPCRRVELHHLPTGTIAAHEHTTESLARQVTRAEETARDIMAAERAVADGSDPDDAFPAEPGPRCGWCDYRRTCPAGAQTPGKDPWAAMDRRD